Proteins from a genomic interval of Rhodothermales bacterium:
- a CDS encoding S9 family peptidase, translating to MRRFLPLVLLASVTFAATAQQRAMTFMDVQELKRAGSFTPSPDGAWMLYTLSTPNWKEDERQTDVHLVSMAEGVQSDRQLTFTTEHDETSPGWTPDGTGVLFLSDREDSGRQLFLLRLAGGEGQRFTEVEGGVSDYAFSPDGMWLAFRAGEAESRQIHVLPTAGLTTEEPIALTDGEAPAGSWEWAPSSDRIYFIRDDEVDDADRKRRKMGFTVDVRNQVTPASSLWSVDLSGSATHLAGRNGEYSVEGFTLSDDGAWIGIRGGSLERYERNITGQFLYADAWLMEVATGNVERLTDNFEVSESGLMFSPDGRWVAFSAPDDLTRYTMTENRLYVREVGDAGGAFRKLGSDFDNSVRGGFWSEDGSTMYFTAGVKVTNQLHAIDIATGRVQQVTNVRGSLFTSRDEDSGRLMLNYADPETPSGPFTVASLDDITNQDTWIQLVEPNPQLDHIARGHMVEVEWTSSDGKTVGGVLTYPVGYQEGTRYPLVVDIHGGPASADLLRFDNNANVYAGAGYVHFQPNYRGSRNYGNAHRTDIVGDYFTMGYEDIMSGVDHLIDEGIVDGDRMGAFGWSAGGHWSNWILTQTDRFKAISSGAGTMNWISMYAQSDVQRNRRFYIGDDFLYENFEPYWDQSPLKYIANAKTPTMVHVVEGDPRVPSPQSVELHMALKKLGVPTELFMYPGRSHGIPDARNRLVKSVSEMAWMDYYVRGIGEKFEWEMVLETLEEEAGAEEEVEPEPATSGS from the coding sequence ATGCGCCGCTTCCTCCCTCTCGTCCTCCTCGCTTCGGTAACCTTCGCCGCGACCGCGCAGCAGCGCGCCATGACGTTCATGGACGTGCAGGAGCTGAAGCGCGCTGGCTCGTTCACGCCGTCACCGGATGGCGCCTGGATGTTGTACACGTTGTCCACCCCGAACTGGAAGGAGGACGAGCGACAAACTGACGTCCACCTGGTCTCGATGGCCGAGGGCGTGCAGTCGGATCGGCAGCTCACCTTCACGACCGAGCACGACGAAACCTCCCCCGGCTGGACACCAGACGGCACCGGCGTGCTATTCCTGTCCGACCGCGAAGACTCCGGTCGACAGCTCTTCCTGCTTCGCCTTGCGGGTGGTGAGGGACAGCGATTCACTGAGGTCGAGGGCGGCGTGTCCGACTACGCCTTCAGCCCGGACGGTATGTGGCTCGCCTTCCGCGCGGGGGAAGCCGAATCGCGGCAGATCCATGTGCTGCCGACGGCCGGCTTGACCACAGAAGAGCCCATCGCCCTTACGGACGGAGAGGCCCCCGCCGGCAGCTGGGAGTGGGCCCCCTCGTCTGACCGCATCTATTTCATCCGGGATGACGAGGTCGACGATGCTGACCGCAAACGCCGGAAAATGGGGTTCACGGTCGACGTCCGGAATCAGGTGACACCCGCATCCAGCCTGTGGTCCGTGGATCTGTCCGGCAGTGCCACCCACCTGGCCGGCCGGAATGGCGAGTATAGCGTGGAAGGCTTCACGCTCTCTGATGACGGGGCCTGGATTGGCATTCGGGGCGGCTCGCTTGAGCGCTACGAACGCAATATCACAGGTCAGTTTCTGTACGCCGACGCGTGGCTGATGGAGGTTGCCACGGGCAACGTGGAGCGCCTCACCGACAACTTCGAGGTGTCCGAGAGCGGGCTGATGTTCTCCCCGGACGGCCGCTGGGTGGCCTTCAGCGCACCCGATGACCTGACGCGCTACACCATGACCGAAAACCGGCTGTACGTGCGTGAAGTGGGCGATGCGGGAGGCGCGTTCCGCAAGCTCGGAAGCGACTTCGACAACAGCGTGCGCGGCGGATTCTGGTCAGAAGACGGATCGACAATGTACTTCACGGCGGGTGTCAAGGTGACGAACCAGCTGCACGCCATCGACATCGCGACTGGCCGCGTGCAGCAGGTCACCAACGTGCGGGGATCGCTCTTCACCTCGCGGGATGAAGACTCGGGGCGGCTGATGCTGAACTACGCCGACCCGGAGACTCCCTCGGGGCCGTTCACGGTCGCGTCCCTGGACGACATCACGAACCAGGACACCTGGATTCAGCTCGTGGAACCCAACCCGCAGCTGGACCACATCGCCCGGGGACACATGGTGGAAGTGGAGTGGACCTCATCGGACGGCAAGACGGTGGGCGGCGTGCTCACGTATCCGGTGGGCTACCAGGAGGGCACGCGGTATCCGCTCGTGGTCGACATTCATGGCGGCCCTGCCTCGGCGGACCTGCTCCGGTTCGACAACAACGCCAACGTGTACGCCGGTGCTGGATATGTGCATTTCCAGCCGAACTATCGCGGTTCTCGGAACTACGGCAATGCCCATCGCACGGACATCGTGGGGGACTACTTCACGATGGGGTACGAGGACATCATGTCAGGTGTGGACCACCTGATCGATGAGGGGATTGTCGATGGGGACCGCATGGGTGCGTTCGGGTGGAGTGCTGGAGGTCACTGGTCCAACTGGATTCTAACGCAGACGGACCGGTTCAAGGCCATCTCATCGGGGGCCGGCACCATGAACTGGATTTCGATGTACGCCCAGAGTGATGTGCAGCGGAACCGGCGGTTCTACATCGGGGACGATTTCCTGTACGAGAACTTTGAACCGTACTGGGATCAGAGCCCGCTCAAGTACATCGCCAATGCGAAGACGCCGACCATGGTACACGTGGTCGAGGGTGACCCGCGCGTGCCGAGCCCACAGTCGGTGGAGCTGCACATGGCGCTGAAGAAGCTCGGTGTGCCGACGGAGCTCTTCATGTATCCCGGCCGCAGCCACGGCATTCCGGACGCACGTAATCGACTGGTGAAGTCGGTGAGCGAGATGGCCTGGATGGACTACTACGTGCGCGGGATCGGCGAGAAGTTCGAGTGGGAGATGGTGCTGGAGACGCTGGAGGAGGAGGCCGGCGCGGAAGAGGAGGTGGAGCCGGAGCCTGCTACGTCTGGGTCTTAG
- a CDS encoding type II toxin-antitoxin system RelE/ParE family toxin: protein MAERRVYRIEITAKAAREIRALPTKHDRALVMRRIQALAHDPRPPGCRKLVGHQAWRVRQGRYRILYTVDDDVVSIVIIRVGPRKYVYR from the coding sequence GTGGCCGAGCGTCGCGTCTACAGGATCGAGATCACGGCCAAGGCGGCCCGGGAGATTCGTGCCCTGCCAACCAAGCATGACCGGGCGCTCGTCATGCGACGCATACAGGCGCTGGCCCACGACCCGAGACCGCCCGGATGCAGGAAACTTGTCGGGCATCAGGCCTGGCGGGTTCGGCAGGGACGCTACCGAATCCTCTACACCGTAGATGACGACGTGGTGTCGATCGTCATCATCAGGGTCGGCCCCCGAAAATACGTGTACCGCTGA
- a CDS encoding serine hydrolase, translating to MRICLLLAALLAAAAPAISQPWPAGTPASEGLDPIALETLDLRIKAGDFGFVNRVVVMRNGLLVFNATYPQDFEAISAGRENAIGCGYGCQDPSWDHQFNYLHPDWHPFHQGTDVHTLQSVTKSVAATVLATAMHNGAIGSVDEPLLAYLTAYDLTGLDPRLQDATLEDLLTMRTGIEWHETDRPMDMTNTTIALERADDWVRFTLAQPMDAAPGEKWVYNSGGSHLMAAIVQQATGQRMDAYAEEHLFGPLGIEDYHWKITPAGLPDALGGLYLEAIDLAKIGMLYLRDGVWEGQRLLPEGWVQEATSKHVESPGYGYQWWRPDPGGVEVWAGQGFGDQYLLVLPDYDTVAVINSWNLLAGRRANLRNALVGVLAN from the coding sequence ATGCGAATCTGCCTCCTTCTGGCCGCGCTCCTCGCGGCGGCTGCCCCCGCCATCTCCCAGCCCTGGCCGGCCGGCACGCCCGCTTCGGAAGGGCTGGACCCCATCGCCCTCGAAACCCTGGACCTCCGCATCAAAGCGGGAGACTTCGGCTTCGTCAACCGCGTGGTGGTAATGCGAAACGGCCTGTTGGTCTTCAATGCCACGTACCCGCAGGACTTCGAAGCGATCAGTGCGGGCCGCGAGAACGCCATCGGCTGTGGATATGGGTGCCAGGACCCGTCCTGGGACCACCAGTTCAACTACCTGCATCCGGACTGGCATCCGTTTCATCAGGGCACGGACGTGCACACGCTGCAGTCCGTGACCAAGTCCGTCGCGGCCACGGTGCTGGCCACGGCCATGCACAATGGTGCGATCGGCTCAGTGGATGAACCGCTGCTCGCCTACCTCACGGCGTACGACCTGACCGGCCTCGATCCCCGCCTGCAGGACGCCACGCTCGAGGACCTGCTCACCATGCGCACCGGTATCGAGTGGCACGAAACAGATCGCCCGATGGACATGACCAATACGACCATCGCTCTGGAGCGGGCGGATGACTGGGTGCGCTTCACGCTGGCGCAGCCGATGGACGCGGCTCCGGGGGAGAAGTGGGTTTACAATTCAGGCGGCAGTCACCTGATGGCGGCCATCGTGCAGCAGGCCACTGGCCAGCGCATGGACGCCTATGCGGAGGAGCACCTGTTCGGGCCGCTGGGCATTGAGGACTACCACTGGAAGATCACGCCGGCCGGGCTTCCGGACGCGCTCGGTGGGCTCTATTTGGAGGCCATCGACCTCGCGAAAATCGGCATGCTGTATCTGCGCGACGGGGTCTGGGAGGGGCAACGTTTGCTGCCGGAAGGCTGGGTCCAGGAGGCTACCTCAAAGCACGTCGAGAGTCCCGGGTACGGCTACCAGTGGTGGCGCCCCGATCCCGGCGGAGTTGAAGTCTGGGCGGGGCAGGGCTTTGGAGACCAGTACCTGCTGGTGCTGCCCGACTACGACACGGTCGCGGTGATCAACAGCTGGAATCTGCTGGCCGGACGGCGGGCGAATCTGCGGAATGCGCTGGTGGGGGTGCTGGCGAACTAG